The genomic region GGTCTCGTGCTCTGGTCGCTGACCATTGCGGTGCCGTTTCTGATGATTTCAGTCTTGCGGCTGGCGGCGCTCTGGCGTGTCGTGAGCGGCCATCAGGAAGCGGTCGACCCGCGATGGCTTGACCGGCGGTACGATAACCGGCTGCCGACATTTTCGGTCCTGGTTCCGCTCTATCGCGAAGTTGCCGTCGTGCCGGCGCTCGTCCGCGCGATGGGTCGGCTCGACTATCCGAGCGACAGGCTCGAAATTCTTTTCATCACCGAAGTAGATGATGCAGTGACGCGGCGTGCGCTTTTGCAAGCCGGGCTCGGCGCCAACATGCGTGTGGTGACGGTTCCGCGCGGCCAACCCAAGACAAAGCCCAGAGCGCTCAATTATGCGCTGCAGGAAGCGCGCGGCACGCTGGTGGCGGTGTTCGATGCCGAGGATCGCCCCGACCCCGACCAACTTCGTCTGGCGGCGATAGCGTTCGTTCGCGGCGGTCCGAGACTCGCATGCGTGCAGGCACGGCTTGTGGTGTTCAATCCGGACGACTCTTTTCTCAGCCGCCAATTTACGCTCGAATACGCGGCGCTTTTCGGAGGGGTGTTACCGGCGCTCGATTATTTGCGATTGCCTATTCCGCTTGGTGGGACGTCGAACCATTTTCGCCGCGACGTGCTTTTGAAATGTGGCGGCTGGGATCCGTTCAATGTCACCGAGGATGCCGACCTCGGAATCCGGTTGTCACGTCTTGGCTACGAGGTTTCGATCATCGATTCCGAAACCATGGAGGAGGCGCCGGTTACGTGGCGCGTCTGGCGCGGTCAGCGCACGCGCTGGATCAAGGGATGGATGCAAACCTATCTCGTGCA from Hyphomicrobium sp. MC1 harbors:
- a CDS encoding glycosyltransferase, whose protein sequence is MLDDFGLVLWSLTIAVPFLMISVLRLAALWRVVSGHQEAVDPRWLDRRYDNRLPTFSVLVPLYREVAVVPALVRAMGRLDYPSDRLEILFITEVDDAVTRRALLQAGLGANMRVVTVPRGQPKTKPRALNYALQEARGTLVAVFDAEDRPDPDQLRLAAIAFVRGGPRLACVQARLVVFNPDDSFLSRQFTLEYAALFGGVLPALDYLRLPIPLGGTSNHFRRDVLLKCGGWDPFNVTEDADLGIRLSRLGYEVSIIDSETMEEAPVTWRVWRGQRTRWIKGWMQTYLVHMRRPLRLWRDLGARRFLGFQVTISAMLISMLAHPWFYVLVGTEAVLRGRVLPENEFLFWLFGANLIVGYGSAALLILVTSFSAGISGRVFSVVLLPIYWLAISLAAYGAILDLVRRPFFWEKTTHGVRRQARMARQRA